One part of the Microbacterium aurugineum genome encodes these proteins:
- a CDS encoding alkaline phosphatase family protein, with amino-acid sequence MSFMLPSDSAGARSVVGVAADLFAALRGESEVLPPAESVVLVVIDGLGAISLRGHAGHARALTAGMVKKDVAQSVFPSTTAAALTSIVTGAWPGAHGLVGYRVVDPSRDVLVNQLSGWESDGIDPLVWQAAPTIFERAGRSGHESFAVGLAAYAHSGFTKATLRGAEFVAADTAASRIEAAYALAQTHPGALVYCYLPEVDKAGHKHGIASREWVAALEDVDAALSARVPPGVGVLVTSDHGMVDVPQKRQIVLEEAHLAGIRHLGGEPRMLHAYLEPEVDVAEVMTRWRSDLHGSADVLTRGDAVDARLFGPTVTDAAASRIGDVLVIARGTWAVYDGTAADQRGRAMIGQHGALTPEERQVPLIRLGAFAR; translated from the coding sequence ATGTCCTTCATGCTACCGTCCGACTCTGCGGGCGCCCGGAGCGTCGTCGGGGTGGCGGCGGACCTGTTCGCCGCCCTGCGCGGCGAGTCGGAGGTGCTGCCCCCGGCGGAATCGGTCGTGCTCGTCGTCATCGACGGGCTCGGCGCGATCAGCCTTCGCGGACACGCCGGACACGCTCGGGCGCTGACGGCGGGCATGGTGAAGAAGGACGTCGCCCAGTCGGTGTTCCCCTCGACGACGGCCGCAGCCCTCACCAGCATCGTCACCGGCGCGTGGCCGGGTGCGCATGGCCTCGTGGGGTACCGCGTGGTCGACCCGAGTCGCGACGTGCTCGTCAACCAGCTCAGCGGCTGGGAGAGCGACGGGATCGACCCGCTCGTCTGGCAGGCGGCGCCCACGATCTTCGAGCGCGCTGGACGCAGCGGTCATGAGAGCTTCGCCGTCGGTCTGGCCGCCTATGCGCACAGCGGTTTCACGAAGGCGACTCTTCGTGGCGCGGAGTTCGTCGCGGCGGACACCGCGGCATCGCGGATCGAAGCCGCCTACGCACTCGCTCAGACCCATCCGGGGGCGCTCGTCTACTGCTACCTCCCCGAGGTCGACAAAGCCGGCCACAAGCACGGGATCGCTTCGCGCGAGTGGGTCGCAGCGCTCGAGGACGTCGATGCGGCGCTCTCCGCACGCGTGCCTCCAGGGGTCGGCGTTCTCGTCACGTCCGACCACGGGATGGTCGACGTGCCGCAGAAGCGTCAGATCGTCCTGGAGGAAGCGCATCTCGCGGGGATCCGTCATCTGGGGGGTGAACCCCGGATGCTGCACGCCTACCTCGAGCCTGAGGTCGATGTCGCTGAGGTGATGACGCGCTGGCGTTCCGACCTCCACGGGTCGGCCGATGTCCTCACCCGCGGCGACGCGGTGGATGCGCGCCTCTTCGGCCCGACGGTCACCGATGCCGCAGCGTCACGGATCGGTGACGTGCTGGTGATCGCGCGCGGAACCTGGGCCGTGTACGACGGCACGGCCGCCGACCAACGCGGGCGGGCGATGATCGGTCAACACGGTGCTCTCACGCCCGAGGAGCGTCAGGTTCCGCTGATCAGACTCGGGGCTTTCGCCCGCTGA
- a CDS encoding DNA gyrase/topoisomerase IV subunit A gives MPKTPPPEPVEERIQDIDLSTEMQGSFLEYAYSVIYSRALPDARDGLKPVQRRILYQMAEMGLRPDRGHVKSARVVGEVMGKLHPHGDSAIYDALVRLAQEWALRVPLVDGHGNFGSLDDGPAAARYTEARLAAAALALTENLDEDVVDFIPNYDGQFQQPAVLPAAFPNLLVNGASGIAVGMATNMAPHNLIEVVAAATHLLENPDATTEELMEFVPGPDFPSGGILMGLDGVKDAYTSGRGALKVRGKTSIEPLGPRRTGIIVSELPYMVGPERLIEKIRDAVQAKKLQGISDVTDLTDRNHGLRVAIGVKTGFDPNAVLEQLYRLTPLEDSFSINNVALVEGQPRTLGLKEMLSVYVGHRLEVITRRSRYRLARREERLHLVEGLLIAILDIDEVIQVIRSSDDSEQARTRLRSVFDLSELQAEYILELRLRRLTKFSRIELESERDALLAEIASLRELLGSPVLLRAAVARELDAAADAYGTPRRTLLMNAAPPKPRATKGAVDLQIADAPTVLVLSTTGRAVRVDLGEGQELTVPARRSKHDAILATVETTVRAEIGALTSLGRVVRFSPVDFPSVPSSSVQLAAGTPLRDYLGITTKNERVLGFVRFDSDIPIALGTAQGTVKRIVPSSLSARPDLEVIGLKAGDTVIGAAEAADDSEMVFVTTDARLLHFPSSSVRPQGAPAGGMAGVKLGPGTSVLFFGVVDPTSDAVVATVSGGESILPGTDPGRAKVSSFAEYPAKGRATGGVRAHAFLKGEDRLTVAWVGPGPAQAVDPTGAVRKLPEAGARRDASGQPIDGVIGTIGRTIV, from the coding sequence ATGCCGAAAACCCCGCCGCCCGAGCCCGTCGAGGAGCGCATCCAGGACATCGACCTCTCCACGGAGATGCAAGGTTCGTTCCTCGAATACGCGTATTCGGTGATCTACTCGCGCGCCCTGCCCGACGCCCGCGATGGCCTCAAGCCCGTCCAGCGCCGCATCCTCTACCAGATGGCCGAGATGGGCCTGCGCCCGGATCGCGGCCATGTGAAGAGCGCTCGCGTCGTCGGTGAGGTCATGGGGAAGCTCCACCCCCACGGCGACTCCGCGATCTACGACGCGCTCGTGCGCCTCGCCCAGGAGTGGGCGTTGCGCGTCCCGCTCGTCGACGGCCACGGCAACTTCGGCTCCCTGGATGACGGTCCGGCCGCCGCGCGGTACACCGAAGCCCGACTGGCCGCCGCCGCGCTCGCCCTCACCGAGAACCTCGATGAGGATGTCGTCGACTTCATTCCGAACTACGACGGACAGTTCCAGCAGCCGGCCGTACTGCCGGCCGCGTTCCCGAACCTCCTCGTCAACGGTGCCAGCGGTATCGCGGTCGGCATGGCCACCAACATGGCCCCGCACAACCTCATCGAGGTCGTGGCGGCGGCGACCCACCTGCTGGAGAATCCGGACGCCACGACCGAAGAGCTCATGGAGTTCGTACCCGGGCCGGACTTCCCCTCCGGGGGCATCCTGATGGGTCTGGACGGCGTCAAGGACGCGTACACGAGCGGACGTGGCGCCCTCAAGGTCCGGGGCAAGACGTCCATCGAACCTCTGGGCCCGCGGCGCACCGGCATCATCGTCTCGGAACTGCCGTACATGGTCGGGCCCGAGCGTCTGATCGAGAAGATCCGCGACGCCGTACAGGCGAAGAAGCTGCAGGGCATCAGTGATGTCACCGACCTCACCGACCGCAACCATGGACTGCGCGTCGCCATCGGCGTGAAGACGGGCTTCGACCCGAACGCCGTCCTCGAGCAGCTGTACCGCCTGACGCCGCTCGAAGACTCCTTCAGCATCAACAACGTCGCGCTCGTCGAGGGCCAGCCGCGCACGCTCGGTCTCAAGGAGATGCTGAGCGTCTACGTCGGGCATCGCCTCGAGGTGATCACACGGCGCAGCCGGTACCGTCTCGCGCGCCGTGAGGAGCGCCTGCACCTCGTCGAGGGATTGCTCATCGCGATCCTCGACATCGACGAGGTCATCCAGGTCATCCGCTCCTCCGACGACTCCGAGCAGGCCCGCACCCGGCTGCGTTCGGTGTTCGATCTGAGTGAGCTCCAGGCCGAGTACATCCTCGAGCTGCGGCTGCGTCGCCTGACGAAGTTCTCGCGGATCGAGCTCGAGAGCGAGCGTGACGCGTTGCTGGCCGAGATCGCCTCGCTCCGTGAACTCCTCGGGAGCCCCGTGTTGCTCCGCGCGGCGGTCGCGAGAGAGCTGGATGCCGCTGCCGACGCCTACGGCACACCTCGCCGGACGCTCCTGATGAACGCGGCTCCCCCGAAGCCCCGGGCGACCAAGGGCGCGGTCGACCTGCAGATCGCCGATGCCCCCACGGTGCTCGTCCTCTCGACCACCGGCAGAGCCGTGCGCGTCGATCTCGGAGAGGGCCAGGAGCTCACGGTTCCGGCGCGTCGGAGCAAGCACGATGCCATCCTCGCGACGGTCGAGACCACGGTACGCGCCGAGATCGGAGCGCTGACGAGTCTCGGCCGAGTCGTACGGTTCTCCCCCGTCGACTTTCCCTCCGTCCCCTCCTCCTCGGTGCAGTTGGCGGCCGGTACGCCGTTGCGCGACTACCTGGGCATCACGACCAAGAACGAGCGTGTCCTCGGCTTCGTGCGCTTCGACAGCGACATCCCGATCGCTCTCGGCACCGCCCAGGGCACGGTGAAGCGCATCGTTCCGTCCTCACTCTCCGCGCGCCCCGATCTCGAAGTCATCGGCCTGAAGGCCGGTGACACGGTCATCGGCGCGGCGGAGGCAGCGGACGACTCCGAGATGGTGTTCGTGACGACCGACGCCCGGCTGCTCCACTTCCCTTCGTCATCGGTACGTCCCCAAGGTGCCCCCGCCGGAGGTATGGCCGGGGTCAAGCTCGGCCCCGGGACCTCCGTCCTCTTCTTCGGCGTGGTCGATCCGACAAGCGATGCCGTGGTCGCCACGGTGTCCGGCGGCGAAAGCATCCTGCCGGGAACGGATCCGGGTCGCGCGAAGGTGTCGTCGTTCGCTGAGTACCCCGCCAAGGGGCGCGCGACGGGTGGCGTGCGCGCGCACGCTTTCTTGAAGGGCGAGGATCGGCTCACGGTCGCGTGGGTGGGCCCCGGTCCGGCGCAGGCCGTGGACCCGACCGGTGCGGTGCGCAAGCTCCCCGAGGCCGGTGCCCGTCGCGACGCCTCCGGCCAGCCCATCGACGGTGTGATCGGGACCATCGGACGCACGATCGTGTGA